One window of Papaver somniferum cultivar HN1 chromosome 9, ASM357369v1, whole genome shotgun sequence genomic DNA carries:
- the LOC113314117 gene encoding UNC93-like protein 3, with translation MDCVNLRDEEAPLIPGNTIQNHTKDVHILSSAFLLIFLAYGAAQNLQSTVNTEQNLGTTSLGISYVSFTFFSLFSSTTVRLLGSKNALILGTTGYWLYVAANLTPSWYSMGPAAIYLGFCASIIWVGQGTYLTSAARSHANDSQLHEGTVIGNFNGEFFGMFASRQFFGNLLTLALLRDGMEGKTSGTTFLFVVFLGSMTLGIILMFFLHERDDEGRNLRAPKSSLSSKVIAPFLDLRMLLIIPLIAYSGLQQAFVWAEFTKEVVKPALGVSGVGGAMAVYGAFDAICSLVTGRLTSGLSSIAVITPCGALVQLIVLLWILLSYSATSGVLGYVYPLLMAAMLGIGDAVFNTQLNALLGILFKDDTRGAFAQLKVWQSAAIALVFFLSPLITLNAMLIIMIIALFFGMACFLFLTLHLEKTVSSQVLLS, from the exons ATGGATTGTGTAAATTTACGGGACGAAGAAGCACCTCTGATTCCTGGGAATACAATTCAAAATCACACTAAAGATGTCCATATACTGAGCAGTGCTTTCTTGTTAATTTTTTTAGCTTATGGTGCTGCTCAGAATCTGCAGAGTACTGTCAATACT GAGCAAAATTTGGGTACTACTTCACTGGGTATTTCATATGTATCCTTCACTTTTTTCTCTCTATTTTCTTCAACAACAGTTCGGTTGTTGGGTTCGAAGAATGCTTTGATTCTAGGCACAACTGGATATTGGTTATATGTAGCTGCTAATCTCACACCATCTTG GTATTCGATGGGACCTGCTGCTATATACCTTGGTTTTTGTGCTTCAATTATTTGGGTTGGGCAG GGAACATATCTTACTTCCGCTGCGAGAAGCCATGCCAATGATTCCCAGTTACATGAAGGAACGGTCATCGGGAACTTCAATGGAGAATTCTTTGGAATGTTTGCAAGTCGACAG TTCTTTGGAAATTTGCTAACACTAGCTCTGTTAAGAGATGGAATG GAAGGAAAAACTAGTGGAACGACATTTTTGTTTGTAGTCTTCCTTGGAAGCATGACTTTAGGTATCATACTAATGTTCTTCTTGCATGAAAGAGATGACGAAGGACGAAATCTCAGAGCACCAAAATCTTCTCTCAGTAGTAAAGTTATTGCTCCTTTTTTGGACCTTCGAATGCTGCTCATTATCCCACTTATCGCATATTCAGGCTTACAGCAAGCATTTGTGTG GGCGGAGTTCACTAAGGAGGTAGTTAAACCAGCACTTGGTGTGTCAGGTGTGGGTGGTGCAATGGCTGTGTATGGGGCCTTTGATGCAATT TGTTCATTGGTAACTGGGCGACTCACCTCAGGTCTCTCCTCAATTGCTGTGATAACTCCTTGTGGAGCTTTAGTTCAGCTTATAGTACTTCTATGGATTCTGTTAAGTTACAG TGCAACTAGCGGTGTTCTTGGTTATGTCTACCCACTTTTGATGGCAGCTATGTTGGGTATTGGAGATGCAGTATTCAATACACAACTAAATGCGTTGCTTGGAATCCTTTTCAAAGATGACACG CGAGGTGCATTTGCTCAACTTAAGGTTTGGCAGAGCGCAGCGATTGCACTGGTGTTCTTTCTGAGTCCGCTCATCACATTGAACGCAATGTTAATAATAATGATCATTGCTCTATTCTTCGGAATGGCTTGTTTTCTCTTTCTAACTCTGCATTTGGAGAAAACTGTCTCTTCTCAAGTTCTCCTCTCTTAA
- the LOC113314118 gene encoding uncharacterized protein LOC113314118 isoform X1 has translation MVLSLTDMYFMLNEGRNGCTWDSFLVYKHLKSRGYIVGRHGVQWTLKNESYPSTPTCVGDSKYSSGISVNELEQGFEITDGFRNMQMNNAAKPVFDLYLPSNKFKKSSPGVPDSVVYLTTRGNDSPPQLSKEEIEELEIRCKGVAVKDCNVDKLGRVKKCAYEKTEVPLLP, from the exons ATGGTGCTTTCTTTAACAGATATGTATTTCATGCTTAACGAGGGAAGGAACGGGTGTACTTGGGATTCTTTCCTGGTTTATAAGCACTTGAAGTCACGTGGATATATTGTTGGTCGTCATGGTGTTCAGTGGACCTTGAAGAATGAGAGTTACCCCTCTACTCCTACTTGTGTCGGGGACTCAAAATACAGCAGTGGAATATCAGTTAACGAATTGGAACAGGGGTTCGAAATTACTGATGGTTTCAGAAATATGCAAATGAACAACGCAGCAAAACCAGTTTTTGATTTGTATTTACCTAGCAACAAATTCAAGAAGTCTTCTCCTGGTGTACCTGATTCCGTAGTATATCTAACCACCAG GGGTAATGATAGTCCACCACAACTGtcaaaagaagagatagaagagcTAGAGATTAGGTGCAAAGGTGTTGCTGTTAAGGACTGTAATGTTGATAAATTGGGTCGGGTCAAAAAATGTGCGTATGAAAAGACCGAGGTCCCTCTCTTACCATGA
- the LOC113314119 gene encoding histone H2B.9-like: MAPKADKKPSTTEEDQQQEEKKSSSPAPSPAEKKPAKAEKRLPAVTKEGSGLIEKKKKKMKKSNETYKIYIFKVLKQVHPDIGISSKAMGIMNSFINDIFEKLAQESSRLARYNKKPTITSREIQTSVRLVLPGELAKHAVSEGTKAVTKFTSS, encoded by the coding sequence ATGGCACCGAAGGCAGACAAAAAACCATCAAcaacagaagaagatcaacaacaggAAGAGAAGAAATCATCATCGCCAGCGCCATCACCAGCAGAAAAGAAACCTGCCAAAGCAGAGAAACGCTTACCAGCAGTAACAAAAGAAGGATCTGGTTTGAtcgagaaaaagaagaaaaaaatgaagaaaagcaATGAAACATACAAGATCTATATATTCAAGGTTCTGAAACAAGTACATCCAGATATTGGGATCTCAAGTAAAGCAATGGGAATAATGAATAGTTTCATAAATGACATTTTCGAGAAATTAGCTCAAGAATCATCAAGATTGGCAAGGTACAATAAGAAACCTACGATTACGTCGAGGGAGATCCAGACATCTGTTCGGCTCGTTCTTCCGGGAGAGTTGGCGAAACACGCTGTTTCGGAGGGTACTAAAGCTGTTACCAAATTTACTAGCTCTTGA
- the LOC113314118 gene encoding uncharacterized protein LOC113314118 isoform X2 produces MYFMLNEGRNGCTWDSFLVYKHLKSRGYIVGRHGVQWTLKNESYPSTPTCVGDSKYSSGISVNELEQGFEITDGFRNMQMNNAAKPVFDLYLPSNKFKKSSPGVPDSVVYLTTRGNDSPPQLSKEEIEELEIRCKGVAVKDCNVDKLGRVKKCAYEKTEVPLLP; encoded by the exons ATGTATTTCATGCTTAACGAGGGAAGGAACGGGTGTACTTGGGATTCTTTCCTGGTTTATAAGCACTTGAAGTCACGTGGATATATTGTTGGTCGTCATGGTGTTCAGTGGACCTTGAAGAATGAGAGTTACCCCTCTACTCCTACTTGTGTCGGGGACTCAAAATACAGCAGTGGAATATCAGTTAACGAATTGGAACAGGGGTTCGAAATTACTGATGGTTTCAGAAATATGCAAATGAACAACGCAGCAAAACCAGTTTTTGATTTGTATTTACCTAGCAACAAATTCAAGAAGTCTTCTCCTGGTGTACCTGATTCCGTAGTATATCTAACCACCAG GGGTAATGATAGTCCACCACAACTGtcaaaagaagagatagaagagcTAGAGATTAGGTGCAAAGGTGTTGCTGTTAAGGACTGTAATGTTGATAAATTGGGTCGGGTCAAAAAATGTGCGTATGAAAAGACCGAGGTCCCTCTCTTACCATGA